One Candidatus Neomarinimicrobiota bacterium DNA window includes the following coding sequences:
- a CDS encoding DUF1385 domain-containing protein: MKPKRSIRVFIQAFLTAQQTILVGGQAIIEGVMMRVPGAYAIAVRNPQGEIITRRQEFTSLTEKIAILKKPVLRGMIALFESMKMGIGTLNESAEIAYEEDSSAEMTLKDKVLSFLGTALALGIGLGLFFVTPLFVTGNLLNLSETAFTFNVVSGIIRIALFLAYLWGISLLDDVKRLFQYHGAEHKAVYTFEAGKPLDLDSARPFQTQHPRCGTSFIFIVLLSSIIMFAIIDSIVKLFAGEMTLQIRLLTHLPLIPLVAGVGYEILKLSSKYRHIAWVRALAAPGIWLQNITTREPDDDQLTVALESLKFAFGDDLEKYQGQSFVAEAID, encoded by the coding sequence TTGAAGCCCAAACGCTCGATCCGCGTTTTTATCCAGGCATTTCTCACCGCCCAGCAAACCATACTGGTCGGTGGGCAAGCTATCATCGAAGGTGTGATGATGCGTGTGCCTGGTGCCTATGCTATTGCTGTGAGGAACCCCCAGGGCGAGATTATTACCAGACGCCAGGAATTCACTTCACTGACAGAAAAAATTGCCATACTCAAAAAACCAGTACTGCGTGGCATGATAGCTCTTTTTGAATCCATGAAAATGGGTATTGGTACACTCAACGAGTCTGCAGAAATAGCTTATGAGGAAGATAGTTCAGCCGAAATGACATTGAAGGATAAAGTGTTATCCTTTCTTGGAACCGCTTTGGCACTTGGAATTGGATTAGGTCTTTTCTTTGTCACACCACTATTCGTAACAGGCAATCTGTTAAATCTTTCAGAGACAGCGTTTACCTTTAACGTCGTGTCTGGAATAATCAGAATCGCCCTGTTTCTGGCCTATCTCTGGGGTATTTCACTCCTGGATGATGTGAAAAGACTGTTTCAGTATCATGGTGCCGAGCATAAAGCGGTCTACACATTTGAAGCAGGCAAGCCACTGGATCTTGATTCTGCAAGACCCTTCCAAACCCAACATCCTCGCTGTGGGACCAGTTTTATTTTTATCGTGCTTTTATCTTCCATTATCATGTTTGCCATTATCGACAGCATCGTGAAACTCTTTGCTGGCGAAATGACTTTACAGATCAGATTATTGACACACCTGCCCTTAATCCCACTGGTTGCTGGTGTGGGATACGAAATATTGAAACTGAGCTCAAAATATCGTCATATCGCCTGGGTGAGAGCATTAGCGGCTCCCGGCATCTGGCTACAGAACATCACAACCAGAGAACCTGATGATGATCAACTCACGGTCGCTCTTGAATCACTTAAGTTTGCTTTTGGTGATGATCTGGAGAAATATCAGGGTCAATCTTTTGTTGCTGAGGCCATTGACTAA
- a CDS encoding DUF4920 domain-containing protein, with translation MYKHTHLLVLLVLSLGLMACSSETAEGAGDQFGQSLSMTKVTPVAEVFTQAQDLNGQMVRVSGTVTDLCKHKGCWMQVSDGQNVLTVRFKDEAFIVPADAMGRNVDMEGLFIVEKISNPLGSHQACAEGGEHSGEGACESERAEKTVHKVADMRYTLVSTGLVLS, from the coding sequence ATGTACAAACACACACATCTATTAGTTTTACTTGTTTTAAGTCTTGGTCTTATGGCTTGCAGTTCTGAAACAGCAGAAGGTGCCGGGGATCAATTTGGACAGAGCCTTTCAATGACCAAAGTAACTCCCGTTGCAGAGGTATTTACCCAGGCTCAAGATTTGAATGGTCAAATGGTTAGGGTCTCTGGCACAGTGACTGATCTATGCAAACATAAGGGTTGCTGGATGCAGGTGAGTGACGGACAAAATGTTTTAACCGTCCGATTCAAAGATGAAGCCTTTATCGTTCCAGCCGATGCTATGGGTCGCAATGTTGATATGGAAGGACTGTTCATCGTTGAAAAAATCTCAAATCCCTTAGGATCACACCAGGCTTGTGCTGAGGGTGGAGAGCACAGTGGTGAAGGCGCTTGTGAAAGTGAACGCGCTGAAAAGACGGTTCACAAAGTAGCTGATATGCGCTATACCCTGGTTTCAACTGGATTGGTCTTGTCATAA
- a CDS encoding glutathione S-transferase N-terminal domain-containing protein gives MATLTTQVKKVVMFTTPTCSHCTTAKRYLRENGIKFKEIDVSRNQKAAQDMLRKTGQQGVPQLWINNRPVVGFDRNKINSLLGI, from the coding sequence ATGGCAACATTAACAACACAGGTCAAAAAAGTAGTCATGTTTACTACCCCGACTTGTTCACATTGTACCACTGCAAAGCGTTATTTGAGAGAGAACGGGATAAAGTTTAAAGAGATAGATGTTAGCAGAAATCAAAAAGCTGCACAAGATATGCTAAGAAAAACAGGTCAGCAGGGCGTTCCTCAACTGTGGATTAATAATCGTCCAGTCGTTGGCTTTGATAGAAATAAAATCAATAGTTTATTAGGGATATAG
- the rpmE gene encoding 50S ribosomal protein L31 yields MKPGIHPKYELHKVACACGNSFETYTTVGELHIEICNECHPYFTGKQKLLDTAGRIDKFRKKYGTAEKAK; encoded by the coding sequence ATGAAACCAGGAATCCATCCTAAATACGAGTTGCACAAGGTTGCTTGTGCCTGCGGGAATAGTTTCGAAACCTATACCACAGTTGGTGAGCTGCATATAGAAATTTGCAACGAATGTCACCCATATTTTACTGGAAAGCAGAAATTGCTGGATACGGCTGGTCGTATCGATAAGTTCCGTAAAAAATATGGAACAGCTGAAAAAGCTAAATAG
- a CDS encoding pyridoxal phosphate-dependent aminotransferase: MSFAKRINALQPSATMAVIEAAARLKEQGIDVISFGAGEPDFDTPEHIRAAANKALAEGHTRYTPGSGTSSLKQAIVKKLKKDNGLDYETNQIVVSNGGKHSLFNIMMTLFDEGDEVIILTPYWVTYPEIVKLSGAEPVYVETREEDGFQINRNQLLKGISPKTKGIIVNTPSNPSGAVLNRESLQAIVEVAATNDMWLISDECYEALVYDGEHLSLAGFENAYEKTITVQTMSKAFAMTGWRMGYSASSRELAVAMGKFQGQATGCPNSIAQFASEVALTEPPLFLDDWRAQFIARRNYMVAALDAMPGVSCLMPEGAFYTFPKVSGLFGKKAGSVVIKDDTDLTNYLLDEAHITVVPGSAFGASEHIRLSYATSMDAIKTGLGRFADAVAKLK; encoded by the coding sequence ATGAGTTTTGCTAAAAGAATCAACGCCTTACAACCCTCAGCCACCATGGCTGTGATTGAAGCTGCAGCCCGTCTAAAAGAACAGGGCATTGATGTCATTTCCTTTGGTGCCGGTGAACCGGATTTTGACACACCTGAGCACATCCGAGCGGCAGCGAATAAAGCGCTGGCAGAGGGACATACACGCTACACGCCAGGTTCTGGAACCAGTAGCCTTAAGCAGGCCATCGTTAAAAAATTAAAAAAAGACAATGGTCTTGACTATGAGACCAATCAGATTGTCGTTTCAAACGGTGGTAAGCACTCATTATTTAATATTATGATGACCTTGTTTGACGAGGGTGATGAAGTCATTATTCTCACACCCTATTGGGTAACCTATCCGGAAATAGTCAAATTAAGTGGTGCCGAACCTGTCTATGTTGAAACCCGTGAAGAAGATGGTTTTCAAATAAACCGTAATCAATTGCTCAAGGGGATTTCTCCAAAGACAAAAGGGATTATCGTTAACACACCCTCTAACCCCAGCGGCGCTGTTCTCAATCGGGAAAGTTTGCAAGCCATTGTAGAGGTAGCTGCTACAAACGATATGTGGTTGATCAGTGACGAGTGTTACGAAGCCCTGGTATACGATGGGGAACATTTAAGCCTGGCTGGTTTTGAAAATGCCTATGAGAAGACCATTACCGTCCAAACCATGTCCAAGGCATTCGCAATGACAGGCTGGCGTATGGGATACAGTGCTTCTTCAAGAGAACTTGCTGTAGCTATGGGGAAATTTCAGGGCCAGGCAACTGGTTGTCCCAATTCAATTGCCCAGTTTGCCTCTGAGGTAGCCTTGACGGAACCACCATTATTTCTCGATGATTGGCGAGCACAATTCATTGCACGGCGAAACTATATGGTGGCAGCTCTTGATGCCATGCCTGGAGTAAGCTGTCTCATGCCTGAAGGTGCTTTCTATACTTTTCCCAAAGTTTCAGGTCTCTTTGGAAAAAAGGCTGGGAGTGTTGTCATAAAAGATGACACCGATCTGACAAATTATTTATTGGATGAAGCTCATATTACGGTGGTTCCAGGCTCAGCTTTTGGAGCTTCAGAACACATAAGATTGTCCTATGCTACATCCATGGACGCTATTAAAACAGGTCTTGGCAGATTTGCCGACGCTGTTGCTAAATTGAAATGA
- a CDS encoding CoA-disulfide reductase produces MNKKYVIIGGDAAGMSAASKIRRMQPDSKLVVFEKGPHISFAACGMPYWISGVIDDGSKLQVLTPESAREKRDIDVRIGHEVMEIDPSMNSIVVQNLSTGEEFVETYDALLIATGARAIVPPIPGVNSEGVFTLRSLADGHRIKNYIADHEIKHATIIGGGHIGLEMAEACRHLKIDVSMVVRGDQIAPSMDKELLEKVTENVIEHGVDLQFETTVNSIEKLNGRLQIQTSAGHIHTDMVIVSTGVRPNAELAVEAGIKVGKSGAILIDEHMQTNMENIFAAGDCAEHNHLVLDESRWIPMAPSANKGGRVAGENMAGASTRFPGILGTAVAKVFDYTISQTGITEKQASTIEDLGEFETTTIKAGSRAHYYPGSTPVTIKLVVEKDTGRVLGAQMIGMGGVAKRLDVLATAITARMTAEDIGMLDLTYAPPFAPVYDPVHVAANVASK; encoded by the coding sequence ATGAATAAAAAATATGTGATTATCGGTGGAGATGCAGCTGGAATGAGTGCAGCCAGCAAAATCAGGCGCATGCAGCCAGATTCTAAACTTGTTGTTTTTGAAAAAGGACCACACATTAGTTTTGCAGCCTGTGGCATGCCTTATTGGATCAGTGGTGTCATAGATGATGGAAGTAAACTACAAGTGCTCACTCCAGAAAGTGCACGTGAAAAAAGAGATATCGATGTTCGCATTGGACATGAAGTGATGGAAATTGATCCTTCCATGAATAGCATTGTTGTTCAAAATTTGAGTACCGGTGAAGAGTTTGTAGAAACATATGATGCACTTCTCATCGCAACTGGCGCTCGTGCAATTGTACCACCCATTCCAGGTGTGAATTCTGAGGGTGTTTTTACCCTGCGAAGCCTGGCAGATGGACACCGGATTAAAAATTACATAGCAGACCATGAAATTAAGCATGCAACCATCATCGGCGGTGGCCACATCGGGCTGGAAATGGCCGAAGCCTGTAGGCATCTCAAGATTGATGTATCCATGGTGGTCAGGGGAGATCAGATTGCACCCTCAATGGATAAAGAATTACTGGAAAAAGTAACTGAAAATGTAATTGAGCATGGGGTAGATCTCCAGTTTGAGACCACAGTGAACAGCATAGAAAAATTGAACGGCAGACTCCAGATTCAGACTTCTGCTGGACACATACACACCGATATGGTTATCGTATCTACGGGAGTGAGACCAAATGCAGAGCTAGCCGTTGAGGCTGGAATTAAGGTGGGAAAAAGTGGCGCAATTCTTATCGATGAGCACATGCAAACCAATATGGAAAACATCTTTGCTGCTGGTGATTGTGCCGAGCATAATCATCTCGTTCTTGATGAGAGTCGGTGGATTCCCATGGCTCCTTCTGCCAATAAGGGGGGGCGGGTTGCAGGAGAAAATATGGCCGGAGCTAGCACAAGGTTTCCCGGAATCCTGGGGACTGCCGTGGCCAAAGTATTTGATTATACAATTTCCCAGACCGGAATCACAGAGAAACAGGCCAGTACAATTGAAGACCTGGGTGAGTTTGAAACAACAACCATTAAAGCTGGAAGTCGAGCACACTATTATCCTGGATCCACACCTGTAACCATAAAACTTGTGGTGGAAAAAGACACTGGGCGAGTCCTTGGTGCCCAAATGATAGGCATGGGAGGTGTCGCCAAACGATTAGATGTTCTCGCCACAGCTATCACAGCCAGAATGACTGCAGAGGATATAGGTATGTTGGATTTAACCTATGCTCCACCTTTTGCGCCAGTCTATGATCCCGTACATGTCGCTGCAAATGTGGCCAGCAAGTAA
- a CDS encoding bifunctional folylpolyglutamate synthase/dihydrofolate synthase: protein MINPDSKSVFEYIFGLTVPGVKLELSRVEAFMDRLGNPHASYPVIHIAGTNGKGSTAAMLAAILRAYGKKTGLFTSPHLIKPNERIRVGNTLVSDEFIIRKVEEWRVHIDELGITFFEVLTALGMEYFKEQSVDYAVIETGLGGRLDATNVVNPIASIITSVSMDHENILGDNLAQIAGEKAGIIKSQRPILLGKNPDVVKQIVEHKSQQVNSTYIYVPDRVKIETVTHHGMSQRIRCSISGQTIDIELPLLGRHQVENFTNVLAALDELGFRLDASIIQLGLDDMIWQGRMQALQKDPPVLYDVAHNPEGLTRLLESLLELGKEDSIIVAAFNARKNIQPMLDLLQTWPGEVIFTAFSGHSAVEKKSLVHLGVNPDLIESNLVAAYERALKLKVHDDQVICFFGSHYLAESLFPMFENSDQN from the coding sequence TTGATCAATCCGGATTCTAAATCAGTATTCGAATATATCTTTGGCTTGACGGTACCAGGGGTCAAGCTTGAGTTGTCCAGGGTTGAAGCCTTTATGGACAGGCTTGGCAATCCCCATGCATCATATCCGGTTATTCATATTGCTGGAACCAATGGAAAAGGTTCCACCGCAGCAATGCTGGCTGCTATTCTAAGGGCTTATGGTAAAAAAACGGGTTTGTTTACCTCGCCACATCTGATCAAACCAAACGAGCGTATCAGAGTTGGTAATACCCTGGTTTCTGATGAGTTTATCATCAGAAAAGTTGAGGAATGGCGGGTTCATATTGACGAATTGGGCATTACCTTTTTTGAAGTTCTCACTGCCCTTGGGATGGAATACTTTAAGGAACAATCAGTTGACTATGCTGTGATTGAAACTGGCCTGGGGGGCCGTCTGGATGCCACAAACGTTGTGAATCCTATCGCCAGTATCATTACCAGTGTGTCAATGGACCATGAGAATATCCTGGGAGACAATCTCGCTCAGATTGCAGGTGAAAAGGCAGGCATTATTAAATCGCAACGCCCAATTCTTCTTGGAAAGAATCCTGATGTTGTCAAACAGATCGTTGAACACAAGAGTCAACAAGTGAATTCCACATATATTTATGTCCCAGACAGGGTCAAGATTGAGACCGTCACTCATCATGGCATGTCTCAGCGGATTCGCTGCAGTATATCCGGGCAGACCATCGATATCGAATTGCCTCTCCTTGGACGCCATCAAGTGGAGAATTTCACCAATGTGCTGGCCGCACTGGATGAGTTGGGCTTCAGATTGGATGCGTCCATTATCCAGTTGGGACTGGATGACATGATCTGGCAGGGTCGCATGCAGGCTTTGCAAAAAGATCCTCCAGTGCTTTACGATGTTGCTCACAACCCAGAGGGACTTACACGATTACTGGAATCTCTACTTGAACTTGGTAAAGAAGATTCAATCATTGTGGCTGCATTTAATGCCAGGAAAAATATCCAACCCATGCTTGACCTGCTTCAAACCTGGCCGGGGGAGGTCATATTCACCGCTTTTTCAGGGCATTCTGCTGTTGAGAAGAAAAGTCTGGTTCATTTAGGTGTTAACCCTGATCTGATTGAATCAAACCTTGTGGCAGCCTATGAGCGCGCTCTAAAACTTAAGGTGCATGATGACCAGGTAATCTGCTTTTTTGGAAGCCACTATTTGGCTGAATCTCTCTTTCCCATGTTTGAAAATTCAGATCAGAACTGA
- a CDS encoding glutamate racemase has translation MNKLNPEQAIGVFDSGLGGISVVRAIIDLLPHEHLIYFGDTARVPYGSKSEDTVIRFAHQISAFLREKQVKMIVVACNTASAVALESLQQSFSIPIVGVIEPGSEAAVKYSKHKRIGVIGTASTIRSGAYRTAIRALDPEIEVTDQACPLLVPLVEEDWPHDGVVTQVLESYLESFKAQKPDSLILGCTHYPYLKSIIQEVMGPSVRLVDSGEETATRVQKVLKEMGLLNHESGDPGRHKFYVSDFPQKFEETASRFLGRPLDQLFKVELEVLESYN, from the coding sequence GTGAATAAATTAAACCCAGAACAAGCTATTGGAGTATTTGACTCCGGACTGGGAGGAATCTCAGTTGTAAGGGCAATCATTGATTTATTGCCCCACGAACACCTCATTTATTTTGGGGATACTGCACGAGTTCCCTACGGTTCAAAATCTGAAGATACAGTCATCAGATTCGCCCATCAAATTTCTGCTTTTCTGAGGGAAAAACAGGTCAAAATGATTGTTGTGGCCTGTAATACGGCATCAGCTGTTGCCCTGGAGAGTCTCCAACAGAGTTTTAGCATTCCAATTGTAGGTGTAATTGAACCTGGTTCTGAAGCAGCGGTAAAATATTCAAAGCATAAACGTATTGGGGTGATCGGCACCGCCTCCACCATACGATCTGGTGCTTACCGAACAGCGATCCGAGCTCTTGATCCAGAGATAGAAGTGACGGATCAGGCTTGTCCTTTGCTGGTACCTCTGGTCGAAGAGGATTGGCCCCATGATGGTGTGGTCACACAAGTACTGGAGAGCTATTTGGAATCATTCAAAGCTCAGAAGCCAGATTCGCTTATTCTGGGGTGTACCCATTATCCCTATCTCAAATCAATCATCCAGGAAGTGATGGGGCCATCAGTTCGTCTCGTTGATTCAGGAGAAGAGACAGCGACCAGGGTTCAAAAAGTGCTGAAAGAGATGGGGTTGTTGAATCATGAGAGTGGGGACCCGGGTAGGCATAAATTTTATGTTTCTGACTTTCCTCAAAAGTTCGAAGAAACAGCATCCAGATTTTTAGGAAGACCCCTTGATCAGCTGTTCAAGGTGGAGCTGGAAGTTCTGGAATCTTACAATTAA
- the prfA gene encoding peptide chain release factor 1, with protein sequence MLLEKLPALKVKFKELEDQLSDPELMANNRKYAKIAREHNDLSHVLEVFHSYEELMTTIDEGESILRGDDDELKEIVREELDDSLAEKAKLEDDLKILLIPKDPLDQGAAILEIRAGAGGDEAALFASDLVRMYQRYTEAKNWKYEFITLNELGGGGTKEAIIQVTGEDAYGTLKFESGVHRVQRIPQTESSGRIHTSAATVAVLPEAEEVDVEINAGDLRIDTFRASGAGGQHVNKTESAIRITHMPSGLVVSCQDETSQHKNKDKAMKVLRARLLAAEHEKQDSQVAAMRKTLVSTGDRSAKIRTYNYPQGRVTDHRINLTLYRLEEITNGDLSELHEKLVAAEMVNRLESL encoded by the coding sequence ATGTTATTGGAAAAACTTCCTGCTCTCAAGGTGAAGTTTAAAGAACTCGAGGATCAGCTTTCTGATCCTGAGCTCATGGCCAATAATCGCAAGTATGCGAAAATAGCCAGAGAGCATAATGATCTATCCCATGTTCTGGAAGTATTTCATAGCTATGAAGAGTTGATGACCACTATTGACGAGGGTGAGTCCATCCTTCGTGGTGATGACGATGAGCTAAAAGAAATCGTTCGTGAAGAACTGGATGATTCTCTTGCTGAAAAAGCCAAGCTTGAGGACGATTTAAAAATTCTCTTGATCCCCAAAGATCCACTGGATCAAGGAGCTGCCATTCTTGAAATCAGAGCGGGTGCTGGTGGTGATGAAGCAGCTCTATTTGCATCGGACCTGGTTCGCATGTATCAGCGTTATACTGAAGCAAAAAACTGGAAATATGAATTCATCACCTTGAATGAGCTGGGTGGGGGTGGAACGAAGGAAGCCATCATCCAAGTTACAGGTGAGGATGCATACGGTACTTTGAAGTTTGAGAGTGGTGTCCATCGGGTTCAGCGAATTCCTCAGACTGAGAGTAGTGGTCGAATTCATACTTCAGCTGCAACTGTGGCTGTATTGCCTGAGGCGGAAGAAGTTGACGTTGAGATTAATGCAGGAGATTTAAGAATTGACACATTCCGTGCCAGTGGTGCAGGTGGACAGCATGTCAATAAAACTGAATCTGCAATCCGCATCACCCACATGCCTTCTGGTTTGGTAGTCTCTTGTCAGGATGAAACTTCTCAGCATAAGAACAAAGATAAAGCGATGAAAGTATTGCGTGCTCGTCTATTGGCCGCAGAACATGAGAAGCAGGATAGCCAAGTTGCAGCAATGCGTAAAACACTTGTCTCAACCGGTGATAGAAGTGCCAAGATCAGAACCTACAATTATCCACAGGGTCGGGTTACGGATCACAGAATAAATTTGACCTTATATCGTTTGGAAGAAATTACCAATGGTGATCTTTCCGAGCTTCATGAGAAACTTGTGGCTGCGGAGATGGTCAATCGACTGGAGTCGCTTTGA
- a CDS encoding sigma-70 family RNA polymerase sigma factor codes for MHPIKRELTIEETPELIQAARDGDRKVQSQLVTMYSSRIYNLGLRMLRNNEDAEDMLQETFITAFQKIHTFKGKSSFYTWIYRIGVNIALGKLRKQSRMQISYSIQEPDFENLHGLKIADWPEYIETKVSDEEFRIALKVALDDLDEKYRSVFVLRDLEELSTARTAEILKLSESNVKVRLMRARLFLRDRMSTFLKREGWLV; via the coding sequence ATGCATCCAATAAAACGTGAATTGACAATTGAAGAGACGCCGGAGCTAATCCAGGCAGCCCGAGATGGAGACCGGAAGGTTCAGTCACAGTTGGTGACCATGTATTCTTCCCGCATCTACAATCTGGGACTGCGCATGCTGCGAAATAATGAAGATGCTGAAGATATGCTTCAGGAAACTTTCATTACAGCATTTCAAAAGATCCACACCTTCAAGGGGAAATCCAGCTTTTATACATGGATTTACCGCATTGGTGTGAATATCGCTCTCGGCAAATTGCGAAAGCAATCCAGGATGCAGATTTCATACTCCATTCAGGAACCGGATTTCGAAAATCTCCACGGGCTGAAAATAGCAGATTGGCCGGAGTACATCGAAACCAAAGTTTCAGATGAAGAGTTTAGGATTGCACTTAAGGTTGCTCTGGATGATCTGGATGAAAAATATCGTTCAGTATTTGTCCTGAGAGATCTGGAAGAGCTGTCCACGGCAAGAACAGCCGAAATCCTGAAGCTTTCTGAGAGCAATGTGAAGGTAAGACTGATGCGGGCCAGACTCTTTTTGAGAGACAGGATGAGTACCTTTTTAAAACGTGAAGGTTGGTTGGTATAA
- the rho gene encoding transcription termination factor Rho, giving the protein MSLTITQLLKMKLKELADIAQELAVPAVSGQKKMDLIEAIIEAQTESAGMMFSKGVLEILPDGYGFLRDADNNYLAGAHDIYVSPSQIKRFGLRTGQIVWGQVRPPKDNERYFALLKIEAINYQNPEEGRIVPQFDTLVPLYADTKLTLERGPKSYSMRVMDLISPVGKGQRGLITAQPKTGKTILLQDIANSIVQNHPDVTLIVLLIDERPEEVTDMRRMVDSEVIASTFDEPPERHVQVADMVLNKAKCMVEFGKDVVILLDSLTRLARAHNAVIPHSGKILSGGIDSNALHRPKRFFGAARNVEHGGSLTIMATALIETGSRMDDVIFEEFKGTGNMELVLDRRLSDRRIYPAIDINRSGTRKEELLLSKAELSRTWILRKLLNEMTPVEAMEFLLERMQRSSTNKEFIQTMNS; this is encoded by the coding sequence ATGAGTTTAACCATTACGCAACTTCTGAAAATGAAGTTGAAAGAGTTGGCAGATATTGCCCAGGAATTGGCAGTGCCAGCAGTCTCCGGTCAGAAAAAGATGGATTTAATCGAAGCCATCATCGAAGCCCAAACCGAGAGTGCGGGCATGATGTTTTCCAAAGGTGTTTTAGAAATCTTGCCTGATGGATATGGCTTCCTCCGAGATGCAGACAACAATTATCTGGCTGGAGCCCACGACATCTATGTATCGCCCTCACAAATAAAAAGATTTGGATTACGCACAGGACAAATTGTGTGGGGTCAGGTTCGTCCCCCCAAGGACAATGAGCGCTATTTCGCTCTACTCAAAATTGAGGCAATCAATTATCAAAATCCTGAAGAGGGTAGAATTGTTCCTCAGTTTGACACACTCGTTCCCCTGTATGCGGACACCAAACTGACTCTGGAGCGTGGCCCCAAGAGTTATTCAATGCGCGTTATGGATTTAATAAGCCCTGTGGGTAAAGGTCAGCGTGGTCTTATTACTGCTCAGCCCAAAACAGGTAAAACGATCCTGTTGCAGGACATTGCCAACTCCATTGTTCAAAATCATCCTGATGTTACGCTCATCGTTCTGCTTATTGATGAACGACCTGAGGAAGTGACCGATATGCGTCGCATGGTTGACTCTGAGGTCATCGCATCTACTTTCGATGAGCCGCCAGAACGTCATGTTCAAGTCGCGGATATGGTCCTTAATAAAGCAAAATGTATGGTAGAATTTGGAAAAGATGTGGTCATCCTGCTGGATAGTCTCACACGTCTTGCACGTGCCCACAATGCAGTTATTCCCCATAGTGGTAAAATTCTCTCAGGTGGTATTGATTCCAACGCGCTACACCGTCCCAAGCGCTTCTTCGGTGCAGCCAGAAATGTGGAACATGGTGGCAGTTTAACCATCATGGCCACAGCCCTGATTGAAACTGGATCCCGCATGGATGATGTTATTTTTGAAGAATTCAAGGGTACTGGTAATATGGAGTTGGTTCTCGATCGTCGTCTCAGTGATCGTCGAATTTATCCAGCTATCGATATCAATCGCTCCGGTACCAGAAAAGAAGAACTCCTCCTTTCCAAGGCTGAGCTTTCAAGGACCTGGATATTGAGGAAACTACTCAACGAGATGACCCCTGTTGAAGCCATGGAATTCCTCCTGGAGCGCATGCAGCGTTCAAGCACAAATAAAGAGTTTATCCAGACCATGAATTCATAG
- a CDS encoding co-chaperone GroES: MKIQPLDDRVLVIPAGEEEKTASGIIIPDTAKEKPRRGTVAAVGNDEELQELIKEGDVILYGKYSGDELAYDGTDYLILNRSDILAKLS; this comes from the coding sequence ATGAAAATTCAACCTTTAGATGATCGTGTATTAGTTATTCCTGCTGGTGAGGAAGAAAAAACAGCCTCAGGTATTATCATACCAGATACAGCCAAAGAAAAACCACGTCGTGGCACTGTTGCCGCTGTGGGAAATGATGAAGAATTGCAGGAATTGATCAAAGAGGGTGATGTTATCCTCTATGGAAAATATTCTGGTGATGAACTCGCATATGATGGGACAGATTACCTCATCCTTAACCGGAGTGATATTCTGGCTAAACTCAGCTAA
- a CDS encoding PepSY domain-containing protein yields the protein MRTWRKFHRYTFGYSKWVSLVSVVLLIVISITGILLIHQDDLKPIQTSRVPLSILPDHYENRLETTRDRQGTKAIFVEEKSVPLRWVILDLHTGDFFGKFGFLLYDILAVIMLVMGSTGIYMYFRIRKNNSF from the coding sequence ATGCGCACCTGGCGCAAATTTCATAGGTATACATTTGGTTATAGTAAATGGGTGAGTCTTGTTTCAGTTGTACTGCTTATTGTTATTTCGATCACGGGCATTCTCCTTATCCACCAGGATGATTTGAAACCCATACAGACGTCCCGGGTCCCCCTCAGTATTCTCCCTGATCACTATGAAAATCGGCTGGAGACCACCAGGGATAGACAGGGCACCAAAGCGATATTTGTTGAAGAGAAGAGTGTCCCCCTGCGTTGGGTGATTCTTGACCTTCATACCGGAGATTTTTTTGGTAAATTCGGCTTTCTACTTTATGATATTTTAGCAGTTATTATGCTGGTGATGGGAAGCACGGGGATATACATGTATTTTAGAATTAGAAAAAATAACAGTTTTTAG